From Plasmodium coatneyi strain Hackeri chromosome 7, complete sequence:
GTGCCGGAGTTCCGTCCTATtgacctcctttttcttctacttctaTTACTGTTTGGAAAGTAGTTATTTATCCAatcaggtaaaagattatactaagaaaattattcaaagggaaggaagataaaaaggaagggatgtgtaaggaaggtttagAAGTATGCACCATACATATGAAACaactttttatattcattgttttttaaaaaaaaaaaaaagagttggggaggaaaaatattaataaaatgctattattattcatatttttaaatgtgtgtgtgtacgtatatattgTCATGGGGATCATTACTTTGTAGAGAAGGAAGGccattgttggtaatcctattccTAATGTGCCAAATACAGAAGAGACAGCAGTAGAAAGTGCTATACTTGCTGTACTGGGTGCAGAAAGTTGTTCCATGGACTCTGGAACAGTCACTACCTCACATGGTCTATCTAATAGATTCTTATATTGGCCGTTAGTAAACATGTCTGGAAAGCCATTACAGTATTTACCATAAATTCCTGCGGCACATTTTGCCTTCGCACCCTCATAAGCTTTAAGAATAGCCTTCAGGTGTTGTTCATATTCTTCATTACAACGGTTTCTACTGCCGGATAACTGCACTTGTATAGCGTCATAATCCTTATAGTACTCATATAATGTCCTCATTTGGTTAAAAGTGCCTTGGTCAATAAGTTCACCTATCTTTTCACACTTGTGTTCAACTTCCAACTTCTCCAATGCTTCGTAAACTTCACTCAGGAATTttgaaaggaaaatttcgCCCGATTCTTGAAGCGCCATActccctaaccaataataaaaccaATAACACCATTCGTTATTTAGTTTCGTgccctccttcattttgcagGCATAGCAATAGGCTCCTACAATCTCATGGGCAACACCCTCTATGCCCTGATACTGTTTTAATTCACTTCCTAAACTATCTTCTACGATCCTAACAGAATCTCCATCAACAGAGGACTCGCAACAATTTGTACACCCACTCAGATCATTATACCTTGactgtgaaggtaatttattcCAATCCTGCCCCTATaaatgtgaagaaggaaatatatatatatatattcttaggtattttccacttattcattatattatggATAAAGTGTCACGCGAATAATATGTATGTTCAATATTCGAATATGGAAGTAACCGTTAGtggtgttccttttcctcctgacattgttcatgtttatattttccttgtaCATGTGGAATGGAATTTCTCTTAAAATATGTTCCTCCATATATACTCATACAGAAGGAATATGTGAGTTTTCCTGTGGttttataattgtaaatatgaaatttttattcacttCAAGTGTACACActattcaatttttaaagCAACACTaatccattatatatgtgcatcgAAATCATCATGTATATAAGAAcataatattccttcctttaggTAGGAAAATTCAgcatatgtattattaatttatgcCTTCCCTGTTCCTGAAGAAGTTAATTATAAATTGTTAGTACACATGATGCACAGTTCATATACAGaatacttcctttcttcttaaatgtgtacatacatatatgttcaataataaatatgtgttcACGATaccaaatggagaaaagaATATGCAATGCAAAGATATGTAtgctcacattttttgttcataagtaaaatttttgtgtgtgcacgCCTACTGAAATTTGTTATGCAGTAGCCCCTACCTCTCCCTCCTTATGATCGAACTATTATAACAATTTTCACCCTCTTTCCTGCTATAATTACACTATAAACAatttaaacagaaaaaatatatattatactatttgagttccatttttacactcCCTTTAATCTATATTATATTCCAAAATTCAGTTCACACCTCCTTCTGCCTCCCTCCTCGATCTGAGTGCACTACACAtagtttatttatttacacaACAACGTTGTGAACTGTGTGTACATTAAGGGAGGGGGGGAGTAAGAGGATAAGGTAGTTCCAACAGCACAGGGAGTGTACACATttcatacacataaaatGAATTCATTTGTAAAGTAatcaaaggaaaaggaagggaaaggcaTAGGTAGAAGTAGAACACACAGATAAAGAACAAATGTAATGTGcacttaaaaaggggggagtgGATAGTTCCGTTAATACTATACACCTGCTGTGTGAGTAGTTCCCTCATAATACACTTTCTCaaggatggaagaaaaaattatgaggattattattactaaagggtcacaaatgaaaaaaggaggggagggGAAGGGGTGTATTAAATAAAGTATTATTATgtgaacacacatatatgtatgagtgttcttccttcctttcataaataatttcgtatataattttttcctttatgtcacacgtacatatatataatatgttaCTGTTGCCGTccgaaaatttaaacaacatatatatactcttaaggaaaaaataaaatattagaTGTTCATATTCATGAATAATCACACAACAATAACAGCAGAAGTAAAGCATAGAATGCTTACAACATTATACAACttaatatatgaacaaccaTTAGAATAAATTTCTTCCATATAGAAAGGACATATAcacaacagaaaaatatacacacataaacaatAACCATGACAAAGGTAATACggattattatatgtgtccTTCCATGTGAgggtacatgcacatatacacatataatatttcttatgtacataatataataaatataaggagtgtatatatatatcttctGCTAATCATATTTGTAGGGGTCTGATTTTGATAACTTACCTTCAAAGGccaatttttataataaattcGAAAGCAGCGGGGAGGCCTGTGAAAGTGAGtgtgaaggagaaataacGAAGTATAATTTAGGAAGCGGTGATTTTAATAACTGTAGAGACCGAATTAAGAGAGCATTGGCCTATTTACTCAAAGTatacggaaaaaataaggaaccGTACAATAGTGAACCTTATCATTTCTTTTACTATTGGATAGGGAAAGAATTATTTGGGAGTACTCATAGTACTTTGGTCCTCCCCACTAAAGTGGGAACTGTTAGCGGAactataaataattattgtGGGAAGAATGGAGTATGTGGACTTCCGTTCAATAATCATCCTAAACAAGATATTttcaataatagaaaaacaTTATTCGACTTCTGGTATGACTATGGTGCTTTGCTAACACTTCTAGAGAGTAGTAAGTTCCCGAATGTTGAGACATGTGAAAATTACTACCAAAATGTCGAAGGAGCAAAGAGTGAAATGGAAGCACACTGTATGTCCGACGGAAGTGATGAATACTGCCAAAACTTTTGGGAACGACGTAAGGAAGACATTAAGGACAAACTATCAAAATTGAAATCTACATTAGCAGCTGCAAAGCAAAGTATAGAGAGCGAAGCACAGTTAGCCGCCTccaaaagagaagaagctgtACGTGGTGCCACCACCACTTCTTCCATCTCTTCTATAATTGGCACCCTAGCAACAACAGCCGttcctttcttattatacaaagtaagcatccaaaattttcaaaatttaaaaaaataaaaaaatagaaatatttaacaatattattaatattcttcctccttccttagcccctcctttccttccttttcttcctcctttgacacttatttccttctttccttaaacactccttccttccttggaccatccctttccttccttcctccttagacccctttctttccttcctcctccttaaaccctctttccttccctccttagacgccctttctttccttcctcagaccctcccttccttcctcagaccttttctttcctttccttctttgaccatctttttccttcctcctttccttaggcatcccttccttccctccttagacacttccttcctttactttcttccttagaccccttccttctaaccctaaatgtgaaatccaACATCCaattccctccttagacctcccttCCTGCTAACCCCTGGCTTTtaaccttttccctttttaatccgtttccttctctttagtataaaccatggtcttcctgGTTCCGTAACcattctggaaatggaggaagaagtagcacaagaaagagaaggtCCACCGAGCGGAACATTGACGAAttaacagaaacttcaaCAGTGGATTTCACAGAAAGTTCGGAAACAAGTTCCACAATAGACGGTTCTACCGTTCGTCCTGCCGCCTACATAGGACAACtcaatggaagaagaaataataatgcggggggtcgcgggatggtaggttatcaaaacatgtaacacacatTAGAATGTAAAACCTGAAGAGGGAAGGGGATGGAAGggaaatgttccttccttcctacccCCCATCGGATGAAAGGAAGAGGACGCACATAAATAAGTACGCATAGTTCATATAatgtaagaagcaaaaatgtccattctttctttcaccccttcctgtattttttttttattccttttcttcatatttctttcatttttttccttcctacatatttgcatgtttaaataacaacTTGAGATAAGTTACtcccaaaaaaggggcgctgaaaaagaaaaaaggcgCTTACccttctcaaaaaaatatttaaaaaaaaaaaaattatgaaggtaCAAAgttgtaacaaaaaaaaaaatttaatgaacatattttgtatcttcaataaaaaaaaattttacgaaaagaatcaaaataaagtggaaaaaatttcttttcttttccgctcatattgattacacattATAATGAATACTTTAGTACAAtactaaaaaggaaaaggaaaatataaaaagaggagagtgaaaaataaaagaaagaagtgcaaagaaaggaaaaaagaaaaaggtcataccattttgcttcttcccatgCACTGTATATAGAAACTGTGTACTGTCATTTATGCTTCCTGCAGGGaaagaatattatatacCATGTTACACGTTTCAtgttacatgttctgataacttatatttcttGACCTCTGCCTCCGTTGCCCTTGCGAATTCCCTGTTCTTACAGATTGTACGTCATACTCTATTGAACCAAGTGTTGAATTTCCTTCCGTAGAATATACTGTTCCATATTCGGTGGAAGAAGTTTCTGTTAATGTGTCAAAGTTGTGtctatttgttctttttttcctttttcctttagaaAGATTCTTACGTATTCCagagaataaattggtatactaaggaagaaaagaacaaaagaaagaTTTAAGGTACAAAAGTAAGATTTTGGATATGGAAATtcaaggtttaaggaagggtAGAAACATGTACATGGTATATATTAacgtccattttttacatttattttaacaCTTATTCTAAATAGGCagaaatattaataaatgttactattatatataatttcaccttgtaattataattgttgtgattttacttactttatataaaaggaatgcaACAATTGTTGGTAAGCCTACTCCGGCCACTGCAGAAGAGATGATTGGAGCGGTAGGGGTGCTGGTTCCGACAGGGTAGGTTGCACTATTTGGCTGCACCACACTCTCATGGGATTCAGAACTACTTTCTTCCTGTGTGCACTGCGCTGGATTGTTCAGTACACACCCAAATTTTAATTCAGtctcatttttataatttgcaTGCCACTTCCCAAATTGAGTACACCATTCACGTCCACTGTTTTCCCCTCCTGTACATTTCTTCTGTATAGTTTGATAGGCACACTTTACGTTCTTTAGGTATGTTTGATATTGTACAGGACAGGGATCCCCTTCTCCCACTCCACTCAGTATAGTACTTTTATCCTTTTGATAATCGAATAgtcttttcatttgtttgaaaattttccagCTGATGTTGTTCTTCCGTTCATATAAATTAGTACATCGCTTATCAACTCGCAgttgttccaatttttcgTATATGCCTTCCATGTAGGtcccaaattttttatcaagTTCATTTACTGTGCGCATCACATTCTCcagccaataataaaaaaaattacagccATCACTATTGGAaccacttcctttttccattttagaTGCTTTACAATAGGCTCCCACAATGTTATTCTCATAGCTGCCACTAATATTATACTGTTCTAATTTATGCTTTAGCGTACTTATTACTCCTGCGGCCCCGCTATTAGCATCACAGGAATGTTCATCAGCATCATCGAATTGGCAATATACTTCCTGTGAGGGTACATCtttcttacatttttcctataaaatataaataagaaggaggaatatacATACGCTGTATGTTCCTATTACACTGTAGAGAGTGCATTACATGAAtagtatgtgtatgtgtatccATATGGAATAAGGAACAGGAGCTAATGTAAGCGACTCCccccctctcttttttttaccggaCGTGTAGGTTTCGGTAGTGCTTCGGGAGTACATTCCAATTTCTCTGGTTTTGGATATTGTGTCGTTCCCCCCTTATAGTTTGCCCTAAATCCGGTACAATATTCCTCCCCGCCAGTCCTACACCATTCCTCCAATTCATCATATGCATCCTTAGCTGCCTGCAGGAgtcctttacatttttgacaACTGGAAGGTTCCTTACTCCTGGGGCGTCCTTGTTCATCTTTACAATCATAATGGTAATCGAATAGTGTTTTTCTATATTCGAAGAGGGCATCGCTTATTTTTGGGTATAAGTTTTTGCACTTCCCTTTGTATTTAATCATAGGTGGAAATTCCTTCAGTGCAGTGTAAATTGAATTCATGACCACCCCAAAACTCTGAGCAGgcttctttcctcccctaACTttttcacctaaccaataataaaataattgacAGGGAGTATTATCGGATGGGTTGTTCCCGTTCatcatacatacataatagTAATTCCTTACAATGGCAGAGGCCACTTTCTCATCCTTCCCCCACGCACTACTGTTCCACACTTCTAATGCGCCCTTTACTTTTCCTATTACTTGTGGGTTGCATTCCGTTCCTGTACGACTACTTCTACAACTCTTCCCTCTTTCTTCGAATtcattgtaaattttttgtgaaggtaattcttCCATAACATTGTCATCGGGTGTCATGgttcatatgtatgtatgtgtggaTATATTCATCTGCATATATACCGTAAATTTATGTTATAAATTGTGTTCTTCCTATGTGTGTTGAtacagaacaaaaatatatgagaACTTTGCTTCCTCCATAAT
This genomic window contains:
- a CDS encoding KIR protein; translated protein: MYKENINMNNGQDWNKLPSQSRYNDLSGCTNCCESSVDGDSVRIVEDSLGSELKQYQGIEGVAHEIVGAYCYACKMKEGTKLNNEWCYWFYYWLGSMALQESGEIFLSKFLSEVYEALEKLEVEHKCEKIGELIDQGTFNQMRTLYEYYKDYDAIQVQLSGSRNRCNEEYEQHLKAILKAYEGAKAKCAAGIYGKYCNGFPDMFTNGQYKNLLDRPCEVVTVPESMEQLSAPSTASIALSTAVSSVFGTLGIGLPTMAFLLYKYNLLPDWINNYFPNSNRSRRKRRSIGRNSGTRIENFTEYSTENNSTIGPTEYSTQGSTADSSDAYTIYDEPLRRTNNTTDRRKNIGYQNM